Sequence from the Pontibacter pudoricolor genome:
CAGTACGGATGCAGGGTGAAGTTTAGACATTTTGAAAGCCGGATAAACCCCGGAAAGTACACCAAAGAACAGGCATATCAGTAAGCTGAAAAACAGCACTGGCAGGTTAAGCCCCAGTTGCGCGTAAGGTATAAAGCCACTGTTGTTGATCAGGTGCAGGGCACCCGCTGCCAGCAGTATTCCTATCGTTCCGCCTAGTATGGTCAGGAAGATGTTCTCGAACAGGAACTGGAGCACCAGCGTGTTAGAGGATGCGCCAAAAGCCTTGCGTACACCTATCTCGGAGGCGCGCTCCATAATTCGGCTGATGTTGATGTTTACCAGGTTAAGTGTAGGAATGAGCATAAAAAAGAACATGCCCCCAAAAACAACGGCGTACAACAAACCAGCATTTACTTCATTTTCTACGGATGCTGTTATCTCCCGTACAAACCCTTCCAGGTGGGTATCTGCAAACACCTTTAACTCTGTAAACTCCTGGCCCGGCATTAAAGGTATTTTAGCCGCTGTACTATAGAACTCCTTCTTTATGTCATCAAGGTCGTCAGCGTCTCTGGCCAGCAGCACAGCACAGAAAGAACCGGTGTAGTTTGCATTGCCAAGATCATCTTTGGTTGTTGTATAAGGAATCCAGACATCTGAATAGGTACTGGGCCGGATGGCCGATACATTCTCTACTACTCCAACTACTTTATAGCTTCTGTTGTCCAGCTCCAGCATTTTACCAACACCCTTCACAGTTCCGAAATTGTTCAGGCTTGTGGCCTCGTTGATAACGGCTACCAGTTGTGCGCCCTCAACTGCGGCATCGCCATAGGCTCCGCCCTCCAGAAAGTTAAAATCCATGATACGCCAGAACTCACTGTCGGTGTAGCGTGTCTTCATCTCCAGCTTGCGGCCACTTGTAAAGTTTATCGAGGTATAGTTGCTATTGGAGTATATGCTGATTTTTTCCGGAGATTTGAGCGGCTTTATAAACCTGTTCAGGAAGTAGTAACTGGGGGCGCTGTTCATCTGAGTGCCATCTCCTGTCATTTGCAGTCTTGTTACATACAGCATCCGGTCCATGTTTTTTTCAGGCGCATGTGCTCCAAACATATAGTTTACCAAAGCAGTCACCACCATCAGCACCATTAAGGTAATACTGATGCCGAAGAGGCTGATGAAGGTAAAAAACTTGCGCCGCAAGAGTACCTTCCAGGCTGTTTTAAAGTAATTCTTCAGCATGGCTTAAACAGTTTGTAAATGGCTGTAAACTTTAGAATCTGATACCTGCTGCCCATCGAAGAAACGCACCAGACGCTCTGTTTTCATCGCCATGTTCTCGTCGTGCGTTACCATCACAATCGTGGCGCCGTCCTGACGGTTGAGCTCCAGCAAAATACTCATCACTTCTTCGCCCATCACCGAGTCCAGGTTTCCGGTAGGCTCATCGGCCAGTATAATAGCAGGGTTGCCGATAAGAGCGCGGGCAATGGCCACACGCTGCCGCTGCCCACCCGATAGCTGGTTCGGGAAATGCCTGGTGCGGGCGCTCAACCCAACTTTATCCAGGGCTGCTTTGGCAAGTTTGGTACGCTCTGAGCCCGACACGCCGCTTCGGTATAGCAGTGGCAGTTCCACGTTATCGAGCACGCTCAGGTCGTTTACCAGGTGGTAACTCTGGAAAACAAACCCGATCTTCTCGTTGCGGATGTGCGCCAGTTCCTTGTCTTTGTAGGTTTTGATGGGCTGCCCATCTATCGTCACCACACCGGACGTAGGCACATCCAGCAGGCCCATGATGTTAAGCAAAGTTGATTTTCCGCAGCCCGACGGCCCCATGATGGAAACAAACTCTCCTTTCGGAATTGCCAGGTTTACGCGCTGCAAAGCCACCGTTTCGATGGTCTTTGTCTGGTAAACTTTTTCGATGTCTGATAGCGTGATCATAGTTCTAATATAGTTATTCGTTGGTAGTTATTCGTTGTTGGTTATTTACCCCTTCCCATCCTTCCCCTTTTATCGAGGGCCCCTACTCCCAAAACAGGAGCGGGAGCTGAGCTATAGTTTATAGTTTCCGCCATAGTTGCATTCAGCAGATTAACACATCCCTACCCCTCTCAAGAGGGGAATTTCTGCCAATTGCTATAGTTTAAGCAATAGTTCTATAGCTGCTGTTGGTCCATCCCTGCCCTATTCAACGGGGGCTTTTTCTATCATGACCTCCCCTGTTTTTTAAGGAAGGACTGGAGCGGGGTCAACCACCAATGCCTGCTGCTTTTCAAAATCAAATAAAGTAAGCTGTCTTAAACTATAGTGCGCGTACCAGAACTGGCTGAGTGCAGCGATATAAGCGCGGCGGGCCTGGTCTTTTTCTTCCAAGGCAATGTTAAGCTCTGTTATGCTGATGCGGCCAACTATAAAGGTGCTTTTGGTGATATTGTAGCGTTCCTGGGCAATGGCATCTGCGGCGGCTGTGGTTTCCAGCCTGCGTTTCAGGGTGATGTACTGGTTAGCCTGCGAGAGCACCGCCTGCTCAAAAGTGGCTTCTTCCTGGGCGACGGTGTGCTGCACAAGTTGGCGGTTCAGGTCGGCTACTTTATAGCTGGAGCGCTGGCGGCCCCAGTCCATGAGCGGCATGTTAAATCCTACTCTGGCCCGCTGCAGGTTTTCCGGCCGGGTATATACATCCGAGAAGTTTTCAGCACTGTTGGATAAACCGAAGGTTGCAAAAACGCTCATGTTCAACCCATTGTCTCCTTTCGCTTTGGCTACCAGGCTTTCAGCTTCCAGCAGGCAGCGTTTAAAGCTCATGGCTTCTTTGCGATTCTTTTTTGCTTCGGCCAGGGCCAGTTCCGCCGAAACTATAGTTGCCGGTATGCTGTCGGGTATAATCAGTTGCAGGGCGTCATTATCTTTCAGGCCAACAAATGTTTTTAAAGCAAGGGTCGCGTTCTGCTCATCCAGGCTGGCCTGATCCTGGGCAAGGCGGGCATTCAGCACGGCCAACTGCATCTGTAGCAGGTCGTTTTTAGACAGGCGGCCTAGCTTGTATTTCTCTCCGGCAATATGGTAAAGCGTGTCGTTGTTAGCCAGATTTTGTGTTGCGATGCGCTGGTTTACCTGTGCCAGCAGCAAATCGAAATACAGTTGCGTGGCCTGCACAGCTATCGTTTCCTTGTCCTCCACAAACTGGCGCTTCGACTCCTGGTAACGCAACGGCTCTACTTTTTTGGCCCACGCAAACGGGTTGTAAGCAAATAGGGGCTGCTCAAAACCAACTATAGCCGGGTTGCCGTTATAGCGGGTAACTTCACGGTCAAAATCATCGAAGCGCTGCATCAGCGATGTTACAAAAATGCTGCCGCCCGTAGGGCTGATAAGCTGGCGAAGGGTTAAACCAACATCGGAGCTGTTTATAGTTACCGGCTTAAAATCGGTAGTGCCGTCGGGCTGGATAACAGGCGTGTAGCTTCTGCTGAAATCGGGCAAGGTACCATTCAGGCTCAGTTGCGGACGATAATCGGATTTGAAGCTGCGCCACTGCCAGTAACTGCTCTCCTGGTTTACATCGGCTTGCTTTGCTGCTGCCGACTGCTGCTGCGCCAAAGCGATAACTTCCTGCAGGTGCAACAGGCGCACACCAGGCTGAGCTATACTTTGGCCGCAACAGAGCAGCATCACAAACACTAAACAGGCAAAAAGGTACTTCATAGTTTTATTTTACAGGTAAACAGATGGTATAGAGCAACTCCTAACTATTTAAGCTTGATCTTCTCCGCGTGCTGGTACCCCGCCATGTCAGAGATCACGATCACCTCGCCGGGCTGCACGCCATTTTCCAGCTCTACAAAATCCACGTTGCTGATGCCTAAAGTTGCGGGCTTCCGGATCACTTCATTACCCTGCAGCACGAACACCTGATGATTAGAAGTATTGTTAAAATATGGACCGTTCATCACGCGTAGCACGTCGTTTTTAGAAGCCAGCTCCACGTATACATCGGTGCGCAGGTTAGGCCGAAGCAACTGGTGTGCTTTATCCTGCAGGGCCACATAAAACGTAACAATACCATTCGTAACTGTCGGCTCTACCGATGATACCACGCCCTGCATATCGGTATTATTGATGCGAACGACAGCGCTGCCACCCGGCTTTAACTGCCCCGCATAAGTATCCGAAATAGTAGCTTTTACTTTGTAGCTGCTCAGGTCGGCAAGGCGGGCAATTATGTCGCCGGCATTCACGGTGCTACCTGTTTCGTTCTTCACCCAGGTTATCACACCGTTGTGGGTAGCGCGTACTTCGGCCTGTTCCATTTTGCGCTGCAGCTCTTCTATTGACCGGCCCTGCATGTCCAGCGTAAAGCCCAGTTCCTGCTCGTCGGCTTTCAGCAGCTCGCGCTCGGTAGCCATGGCGTGCTCAATTTCCTGTAGTTCCTGCTGTGCTATTTTCAGGTTCAGTTCAGCCTGTTTCACGCTCTCGCGGGTAGTGCCCCCAATCTTTAGCAGGTACTTTTCGTCTTCCAGCTGGGCCTGCAGGCTTTTCACACGCATCTGTTTTATAGTTAACTGCGATGCCAGCTGGTTCAGGGTTTTGCGAAGGTTCAGGCGCAGCTGCACGCTTTTATGCTGGTTTAGTTGCTGCTCGTCTTTCAGCTTTTCGTAAGCCAGTTGGGTATAGGCTCTGTCGAGCAGCAGTATCTGGTCTCCGGGCTTTACCTGTTCGCCCGCCTTTAGGAGCACCTGTTCTATGCGCGCCTGTATGGGGCTGGTAATTACCAGCTCGTGCTCCGGCACCACTACCCCACTCGCCGAAATAGTTGCTACCACCGGGCCGCGCTCCACTACAGCTGTGCGCAGTTTGTCCCGGCTCAGCGTTGGCGTTAGCAGGCTTCTGAAACCAACTATAGCACAGGCCAGCACAACCAGGGCTAAGCCTATTTGCCAGTAGAGACGGCGTTTGTTGGCTTGTTTGGTAGTGGCAGATAATTCGCGGTCCATAGTTTTGATCGTGTACTTTACATGAACTCCGTAGCCAACTTATATGCCAGTTATGTATATTACTGATTTACTAATACTTACAGCTATAAACTATAGCTTTATAAGGATAATGGGTGTTCAGTATTGAACAGGTGTGTCCGGTTTTATAAGGTTACGCCGGGCCTTTGTATTTGTGTGCATGTTTGAGCAGAAACAGGCAGTGTAGCGGATACTCATTCATACCCAGATTTTTCGGAGAAAATTACTTGCCAACTATAGAAATGAATATAATGCAACCGGGTTAAAGAACTTGAGTACCTGATAATCAGCGCCTAATACTTTATAGCTTTCATCCGCTTCCATCTTCTGTTTATCTGCAAAAAAGGTCAGCTGGTATAAATTAATCCCCCATTAATAAAGGTAGCTTACGCAAGAATAAAATAATCCGTACTTTTGCGCCCGATTTCGGGAACAGGCAACTATTTCCGGGTAAAACGACCCAGAACCTACACTATAAAACCATGAAAAAAGTAATGAAAACTCTACCGGTGCCCCGCCATCTGCTGCAACTATAGGCATCGCTCTTGCCCCATCGCTCCGGCTATTTTTTATAAAACTTTACAGAAATTATATAAAAGCTACCTCAACAGGTTAGCCTAATTTTGCATTATGTTCCGGGAACACATGGGCACGCATATATCCTACATTCTACAATAAAACTATGATGAAGTACATGATGACAGTGCTGCTACTGCTTTGCGTTTTAGCAAACAGTGCCGCACAAAACAAAGTAACCCTGAGCGGTTACGTGAAAGACAAAGCCACCGGCGAAGGACTAATCGGTTCTTCGGTAAGTGTGCAGGAACTGCCGGGCACCGGCGTAACTACAAACGAGTATGGTTTTTACTCGCTCACACTGCCCAAAGGCAACTATACCATCCACTACAACTACCTGGGCTATGTTACAAGCACCAGGCAAGTTAAGTTAACAGGCAGCCAGAAACTGGACATGCAGCTGGAGCAGAACACGACCACACTACAGGAAGTAGTGGTGACCTCGCGCAAGGAAGATACCAATGTAAAAAGCATGGAAATGAGCACCCTGAAAATGCAGGTAACAGATATAAAAAACATGCCTGCCCTGCTGGGTGAAGTGGATGTGATAAAAGCGATACAGCTGATGCCGGGCGTACAGAATGCAGGCGAGGGCACCTCGGGCTTTTATGTGCGCGGCGGCGGTGCAGACCAGAACCTAATCCTGCTGGACGAAGCGCCGGTTTACAATGCATCGCACCTGATGGGTTTTTTCTCGGTGTTTAATGCCGATGCCATTAAAGATGTGCAACTCTATAAAGGTGGCATTCCGGCACAACATGGCGGGCGTTTATCCTCCCTGCTCGATATCCGGATGAAGGAAGGCAACAACCAGAAAATGGAAGTGTCCGGTGGTATTGGAACTATAGCCAGCCGCCTGACCGTGGAAGCACCTGTCGTGAAAGACAAAAGCTCGTTTATCCTGTCGGGTCGCCGTACCTATGCCGATATGTTTTTTGGCCTGAGCAGCGAAGAAGACATAAAAGGCAACGACCTGTATTTTTACGACCTCAACGCCAAAGTAAACTATACGCTTAATGAGAAAAACCGCCTGTTTGTATCGGGCTATTTTGGGCGCGATGTGGCAGGCACAAAAGAGTTTATGATGAACTGGGGAAATGCCACGGCCACCGTGCGCTGGAACCACCTCTTCTCCGACCGCCTGTTCTCCAACACCACGTTCATCTTTTCTGATTTTGATTATGCTTTAGGTTCCAAAGAAGAGGAGTCGGAGTTTACCTGGAAATCGCACATCAAGGATTACGGCATCAAGAACGACTATACCTATTTCCTGAACCCGAAAAACCAGCTGCGCTTTGGCCTGCACGTTACGTACCACAACTTTATGCCGGCAGAAGTAAAGCCAGGCGAAAAATCCTATGTGAACGAGCTGAAACTGAACTCCACCAGCGCTCTGGAAACAGCACTTTACCTGAGCAACGAGCACCAGCTTACCGATCACCTAACGATAGACTATGGATTGCGCTTCTCCAGCTTCACGAACATGGGCCCGGGCAAAGTATACTTGTATGATGAGGAATTTGAAACTCCGGTTGACACCATAAACTATAGCCGCTTCGAGAAAATAAAAAGCTACCACGGGCTGGAGCCACGCATTGCCGCCAAATACGAACTGACCGATGCAAGCTCTCTGAAAGCATCTTACAACCGCACATTACAGTACCTGCACCAGGTTTCCAATTCTACCTCGGCTATGCCTTTTGATGTCTGGATACCGAGCAGCACCTATGTAAAACCACAGCTTGCAGACCAGGTAGCCCTTGGTTATTTCCGCAACATACACGATAACATGTTTGAAGGATCGGTGGAAGTGTATTATAAGTGGATGGACAACCACATAGATTACAAGGATTATGCTGAGATACTCCTAAACGAACGCCTGGAAACCGAACTGCTGCGTGGCACTGGCGAAGCTTACGGCGCTGAATTTTACCTGCGCAAACAGAAAGGACTTCTCACCGGCTGGATAAGCTACACCCTTTCTAAAACCGAACGCACCGTGGCGGGCATTAACGACGGCAACCCCTACGCCCCGCGCCACGACCGCAGGCATTCCGGCAACCTGGTACTTAACTATAATTTCAGCCCAACTATAAATTTAGGAGCCAACTGGACCTACAGCACCGGCGGCGCCATTACCATGCCGGTGGGCCGCTACGAGTACAACGGAAAAACCTACCCGGTTTATTCGGAGCGCAACGGGTATCGCCTGCCCGATTACCACCGCCTGGACCTGTCGGCTACGTATGCAAAGCCGCGCAACGAGTTCAAGAAGTACAGCGGCTCCTGGACCCTGAGCGTTTACAACGCCTACGCCCGCAAAAATGCTTTCTCCATTTACTTCCGCGAGAGCAAAGAAGACAAGACTAAAACCGAAGCTGTGAAAACCTACTTGTTCGGTCTGCTGCCCTCGCTAACTTACAACTTCAATTTTTAAACTATAAGCACATTGCTACTATGAAAAAGATATTTGTATACCTGCTGGCAACTATAGCATTTGCCTTTACCAGCTGCGAAGAAGTGATAGACTACGAACTCCGAAATGCCGACACCAAACTGGTAGTGGAAGGCCTGGTTACCAACCAAGCCGGGCCTTATACGGTGCGCTTATCCAACACCAGAGGCTACCTGGAAGAAGGCCGTACACCCGGCGTGAACGGAGCTATAGTTACTATCTCGGATAACCACGGAAATACCGAGACACTTGAAGCAACAGGCGATGGCTTGTACCAGACCAAAACCCTGCAGGGCACGCCCGGCTATACCTATTACCTGCAGGTGGTTGTAGATGGCAAAACCTACACAGCCCGGAGCTACATGCCCACTGTATCAACTATAGATTCGCTGACGTTCGAATACCACAAAAAAACGCACATGGAAGACGAAGGCTATTACCCGATCATCCACTTTGCGGACCCGGCCGGAAAAGGCAACAACTATAGATGGAATGTGTACGTGAACGGCGTGCTGGACCCGGACGAGCTGGCGGTGTTGAACGATGAACTATACGACGGCAGCTATGGCCATGCCAACATGGGCTTTATCATTCAGAAAGGCGATCATTTGCGGGTAGAACTTTTGAGTATCGACAAACCGGCTTACAATTTCTGGTATGCCCTCGTAAACCAGCAGAACTCCACCGGTGGTCCTTTTGAGAGCACGCCGGCCAATGCTCCTACCAACATTTCAGGTGGAGCTATCGGGTATTTCGGAGCTTCGGCTGTGTCTGTGATGGAAGCGGTGGTGAAATAACTAGTAATGAAGAATGATTAATGAATAATATGAAGATCTTATTAAAATTGGAGGATCTGGCAAAGCTTGTACTTGCTTATGCGGGCACCTTATACCTTGGCTTTGAGTGGTGGCTGTTCTTTGCGCTGCTGCTGGCTCCGGATTTAGGTATGCTGGGCTATTTATTAGGCAGCAAAGCTGGTGCCTGGCTCTATAACCTGTTCCATCATCAGGGCATTGCTATAGTTGTAGGGGTAACCGGATTATACCTGGGCAATGCTTACCTGCAGTTTACCGGTCTGCTGCTTTTCGGACACAGCGCCATGGACCGCGCGCTGGGGTATGGCCTCAAGTATAACGACCACTTTAAGCATACACATTTAGGGTGGATTGGTCTTGAAAAGCAGCAGGAACTTAAGAAGGTTTAGCCTACCCAACAGATTAGCTTTAAATTTCCTTTAAACGGCCAGAAGCTAGAATAACGGCAGCCCGCTGATAAATAGATCACATCAAGTAAAACAAAACAGCTGTTTCACGCCAATGGAGTGGCTGTTTTGTTTATCAATTTTATATTTTGGTTAATTACTCAACTTTTAACAGACTATAAAATGCGTTGCTGATAAACTGCTGCCAGGTCTACTTAGCTGCTCTGAATTCTTAAATGACCAGCCTGACGCCTCCCAGTTCCTCTAAGCCATATGGGAAATGATCGCCGGGAGAGCCAATGAACATAAAATTTTTAGGGATCCCCCATTTTTCTGAAAGCTCCTGGATCAGTTCGGGTCCAAATTTAGTCCCTCTAAGGACAATAAAATCAACCTCTAACTCCGGGTAAGCCAAATCCAGCACTTCAACTTGATGCATTAACTTTTTGGGTGGCTCCTCGCCTTCCTGTAATACATTCACAATTTTAATGCGGTTGGTATGTTCGTTCTCTACAATATAGCGCATCACCTTATTTATGTTTGCTATATTATCACCCTTCGTAAAAAAAACAAACTGCTGTGACCTGATCGTCTGGATGAGACGCTTTATAGTATAGGATTTAAAAGGTATTAATTTCTTCAACGGGCGTTCCAGCTGCCTGACTATAAAGGTAAAAAAGATAAGCAGCTCAATACGATACAGCATAATGAACACAATAGAAACGGTTGGCACAAAATACTTCAGAAAGACCCAAACATAGGCCGGGTTAAGGATGGCATTACCCACTAAAGCCGCCAACACAGCAGTAATCGCTAAAAAAAGGACCAGGCCGGAAGCACGTACCGGACGGGGTAAACGATTACGGCGGAACTTGAGCAGAATATTACCGATTCCGAAAAACACCATCACAGACAGAAAAGAAATGGTATAGACCCCTGCCAACGCTCCAATGTCACCAGCGGTAATCATCAGTATTGATACACACAACAGGAAAAAACTAATCATGATCAGGTAAGCAGAGCCTTTTTTGTTTGTTTTCAGCAAAAACTGCGGCAAGCACCGATCCAGCGTCATGCGTTGTACCAGCCCTGTTACACCAACATAAGACGTGAGCACTGCCCCGCTGAGCACCAGCGCCGCGTTAACAGATATAATTATAGCAAGCCAGTTTCCGCCAGCCACTTCTCCCATATAGGCCAGCAACGCAGTCTGGTTTTCTTTTACCGCTGCCAATGGAATAATAGCGATGGCCAGAAAAGCAGTAAGTGGGTTAAAGATGGTTACGGCTAACCACATATTGCGCAAAGTCTTCGGAAAAACACC
This genomic interval carries:
- a CDS encoding DUF4249 domain-containing protein, which gives rise to MKKIFVYLLATIAFAFTSCEEVIDYELRNADTKLVVEGLVTNQAGPYTVRLSNTRGYLEEGRTPGVNGAIVTISDNHGNTETLEATGDGLYQTKTLQGTPGYTYYLQVVVDGKTYTARSYMPTVSTIDSLTFEYHKKTHMEDEGYYPIIHFADPAGKGNNYRWNVYVNGVLDPDELAVLNDELYDGSYGHANMGFIIQKGDHLRVELLSIDKPAYNFWYALVNQQNSTGGPFESTPANAPTNISGGAIGYFGASAVSVMEAVVK
- a CDS encoding ABC transporter permease, giving the protein MLKNYFKTAWKVLLRRKFFTFISLFGISITLMVLMVVTALVNYMFGAHAPEKNMDRMLYVTRLQMTGDGTQMNSAPSYYFLNRFIKPLKSPEKISIYSNSNYTSINFTSGRKLEMKTRYTDSEFWRIMDFNFLEGGAYGDAAVEGAQLVAVINEATSLNNFGTVKGVGKMLELDNRSYKVVGVVENVSAIRPSTYSDVWIPYTTTKDDLGNANYTGSFCAVLLARDADDLDDIKKEFYSTAAKIPLMPGQEFTELKVFADTHLEGFVREITASVENEVNAGLLYAVVFGGMFFFMLIPTLNLVNINISRIMERASEIGVRKAFGASSNTLVLQFLFENIFLTILGGTIGILLAAGALHLINNSGFIPYAQLGLNLPVLFFSLLICLFFGVLSGVYPAFKMSKLHPASVLKGGSK
- a CDS encoding TonB-dependent receptor, producing the protein MMKYMMTVLLLLCVLANSAAQNKVTLSGYVKDKATGEGLIGSSVSVQELPGTGVTTNEYGFYSLTLPKGNYTIHYNYLGYVTSTRQVKLTGSQKLDMQLEQNTTTLQEVVVTSRKEDTNVKSMEMSTLKMQVTDIKNMPALLGEVDVIKAIQLMPGVQNAGEGTSGFYVRGGGADQNLILLDEAPVYNASHLMGFFSVFNADAIKDVQLYKGGIPAQHGGRLSSLLDIRMKEGNNQKMEVSGGIGTIASRLTVEAPVVKDKSSFILSGRRTYADMFFGLSSEEDIKGNDLYFYDLNAKVNYTLNEKNRLFVSGYFGRDVAGTKEFMMNWGNATATVRWNHLFSDRLFSNTTFIFSDFDYALGSKEEESEFTWKSHIKDYGIKNDYTYFLNPKNQLRFGLHVTYHNFMPAEVKPGEKSYVNELKLNSTSALETALYLSNEHQLTDHLTIDYGLRFSSFTNMGPGKVYLYDEEFETPVDTINYSRFEKIKSYHGLEPRIAAKYELTDASSLKASYNRTLQYLHQVSNSTSAMPFDVWIPSSTYVKPQLADQVALGYFRNIHDNMFEGSVEVYYKWMDNHIDYKDYAEILLNERLETELLRGTGEAYGAEFYLRKQKGLLTGWISYTLSKTERTVAGINDGNPYAPRHDRRHSGNLVLNYNFSPTINLGANWTYSTGGAITMPVGRYEYNGKTYPVYSERNGYRLPDYHRLDLSATYAKPRNEFKKYSGSWTLSVYNAYARKNAFSIYFRESKEDKTKTEAVKTYLFGLLPSLTYNFNF
- a CDS encoding efflux RND transporter periplasmic adaptor subunit — translated: MDRELSATTKQANKRRLYWQIGLALVVLACAIVGFRSLLTPTLSRDKLRTAVVERGPVVATISASGVVVPEHELVITSPIQARIEQVLLKAGEQVKPGDQILLLDRAYTQLAYEKLKDEQQLNQHKSVQLRLNLRKTLNQLASQLTIKQMRVKSLQAQLEDEKYLLKIGGTTRESVKQAELNLKIAQQELQEIEHAMATERELLKADEQELGFTLDMQGRSIEELQRKMEQAEVRATHNGVITWVKNETGSTVNAGDIIARLADLSSYKVKATISDTYAGQLKPGGSAVVRINNTDMQGVVSSVEPTVTNGIVTFYVALQDKAHQLLRPNLRTDVYVELASKNDVLRVMNGPYFNNTSNHQVFVLQGNEVIRKPATLGISNVDFVELENGVQPGEVIVISDMAGYQHAEKIKLK
- a CDS encoding TolC family protein; this encodes MKYLFACLVFVMLLCCGQSIAQPGVRLLHLQEVIALAQQQSAAAKQADVNQESSYWQWRSFKSDYRPQLSLNGTLPDFSRSYTPVIQPDGTTDFKPVTINSSDVGLTLRQLISPTGGSIFVTSLMQRFDDFDREVTRYNGNPAIVGFEQPLFAYNPFAWAKKVEPLRYQESKRQFVEDKETIAVQATQLYFDLLLAQVNQRIATQNLANNDTLYHIAGEKYKLGRLSKNDLLQMQLAVLNARLAQDQASLDEQNATLALKTFVGLKDNDALQLIIPDSIPATIVSAELALAEAKKNRKEAMSFKRCLLEAESLVAKAKGDNGLNMSVFATFGLSNSAENFSDVYTRPENLQRARVGFNMPLMDWGRQRSSYKVADLNRQLVQHTVAQEEATFEQAVLSQANQYITLKRRLETTAAADAIAQERYNITKSTFIVGRISITELNIALEEKDQARRAYIAALSQFWYAHYSLRQLTLFDFEKQQALVVDPAPVLP
- a CDS encoding DUF4260 domain-containing protein — encoded protein: MKILLKLEDLAKLVLAYAGTLYLGFEWWLFFALLLAPDLGMLGYLLGSKAGAWLYNLFHHQGIAIVVGVTGLYLGNAYLQFTGLLLFGHSAMDRALGYGLKYNDHFKHTHLGWIGLEKQQELKKV
- a CDS encoding APC family permease codes for the protein MNKDVTTTATPVHHPKLKELAATAICGNDITSSCLYVSALAIIYSGQYAWVALLMVGGVLYLFRSIYGEVVGALPLNGGAYNALLNTTSKSTASLAACLTLLSYMATAVISASEAMHYVHHLWQGLPIIYATIGLLAVFMGLTIMGIGESSIVAVIIFITHLSTLTLLLVTGFLFLFSHGFDTLTLNYNQPLEGSIPRALFFGFAAAMLGISGFESSANFVEEQAEGVFPKTLRNMWLAVTIFNPLTAFLAIAIIPLAAVKENQTALLAYMGEVAGGNWLAIIISVNAALVLSGAVLTSYVGVTGLVQRMTLDRCLPQFLLKTNKKGSAYLIMISFFLLCVSILMITAGDIGALAGVYTISFLSVMVFFGIGNILLKFRRNRLPRPVRASGLVLFLAITAVLAALVGNAILNPAYVWVFLKYFVPTVSIVFIMLYRIELLIFFTFIVRQLERPLKKLIPFKSYTIKRLIQTIRSQQFVFFTKGDNIANINKVMRYIVENEHTNRIKIVNVLQEGEEPPKKLMHQVEVLDLAYPELEVDFIVLRGTKFGPELIQELSEKWGIPKNFMFIGSPGDHFPYGLEELGGVRLVI
- a CDS encoding ABC transporter ATP-binding protein, which produces MITLSDIEKVYQTKTIETVALQRVNLAIPKGEFVSIMGPSGCGKSTLLNIMGLLDVPTSGVVTIDGQPIKTYKDKELAHIRNEKIGFVFQSYHLVNDLSVLDNVELPLLYRSGVSGSERTKLAKAALDKVGLSARTRHFPNQLSGGQRQRVAIARALIGNPAIILADEPTGNLDSVMGEEVMSILLELNRQDGATIVMVTHDENMAMKTERLVRFFDGQQVSDSKVYSHLQTV